Proteins encoded by one window of Antechinus flavipes isolate AdamAnt ecotype Samford, QLD, Australia chromosome 4, AdamAnt_v2, whole genome shotgun sequence:
- the PGS1 gene encoding CDP-diacylglycerol--glycerol-3-phosphate 3-phosphatidyltransferase, mitochondrial isoform X4, with protein MAAVAAGPVFWRRLLGLLPGRPGLAALLGRLSDRLNRNRDRRGRRSPWLLLAPLLSPPVPQVTSPPCCLCPEGVHRFQWIRNLVPEFGVSSSHVKVLSSPAEFFELMKGQIKTAKRRVVMASLYLGTGPLEQELVDCIESSLERSLQANFSSDLKVSILLDFTRGSRGRKNSRTMLLPLLRRFPEQVRVSLFHTPNLRGLLRLLIPERFNETIGLQHIKVYLFDNSVILSGANLSDSYFTNRQDRYVFLQDCPEIADFFTELVNAVGDVSLQLQGDDSVQMVEGMVHPYKGDQTAYCEAANKRVMDVINAARTRQQLLHAQTFHSDSLLTQEDAAAAGDRRPAPDTWIYPLIQMKPFEIKIDEIVTETLLTEAERGAKIYLTTGYFNLTQAYMDLVLGTRAEYHILLASPEVNGFFGAKGVAGAIPAAYVHIERQFYSEVCSLGQQERVQLQEYWRSGWTFHAKGTRAALPKVRFGVSSHF; from the exons ATGGCGGCGGTAGCGGCGGGCCCGGTGTTCTGGAGGCGGCTGCTGGGCCTCCTGCCTGGCCGGCCCGGGCTAGCTGCTCTCCTGGGCCGCCTCTCGGACCGACTCAACAGGAACAGAGATCGCCGCGGCCGGAG gtCACCATGGCTCCTTTTGGCTCCTTTGCTATCCCCACCTGTTCCTCAGGTCACCTCCCCACCTTGCTGCCTGTGTCCCGAGGGGGTTCACAGGTTTCAGTGGATAAGAAACTTGGTTCCAGAATTTGGTGTTTCTAGCTCTCATGTTAAGGTATTATCTTCTCCAGCAGAGTTTTTTGAGCTCATGAAG ggacAGATAAAGACAGCCAAGAGGCGAGTAGTGATGGCCTCTCTGTACCTTGGGACAGGTCCTTTGGAACAGGAATTG GTGGATTGTATAGAAAGTAGTCTAGAAAGGTCACTCCAAGCAAATTTCTCTTCAGACCTCAAAGTCTCCATTCTCTTAGATTTTACCCGAGGATCAAGAG gtCGGAAGAACTCTCGCACAATGTTGCTCCCATTACTGCGGAGGTTTCCTGAGCAGGTTCGTGTCTCCCTTTTCCACACTCCAAACCTTCGTGGACTTCTCCGCCTCCTTATTCCTGAACGCTTCAATGAGACCATTGGTCTTCAACACATTAAAGTTTATCTTTTTGACAACAGTGTGATCTTGAGTGG TGCAAACCTGAGTGACTCCTACTTCACCAATCGCCAGGACCGATATGTGTTTCTGCAGGACTGCCCAGAGATTGCTGACTTCTTCACAGAGCTTGTGAATGCAGTAGGGGATGTGTCCTTACAGCTTCAGGGTGATGACTCTGTACAGATGGTGGAAGGGATGGTACATCCTTACAAAG GAGACCAAACAGCATATTGTGAGGCAGCCAACAAGAGAGTCATGGATGTGATCAATGCAGCCCGGACCCGACAGCAGCTGCTCCATGCCCAGACCTTTCACAGTGATTCCCTTCTAACCCAAGAAGATGCAGCAGCAGCTGGTGACCGAAGACCAGCTCCTGATACCTGGATTTATCCATTGATTCAGATGAAGCCCTTTGAGATTAAAATTGATGAGATTGTTACAGAGACACTGCTGACAGAGGCAGAGAGGGGTGCTAAGATCTACCTTACTACTGGGTATTTCAACCTGACTCAGGCCTACATGGACCTGGTCCTGGGCACTCGGGCTGAGTACCATATTCTGTTAGCTTCACCTGAAGTGAATGGATTTTTTGGGGCTAAGGGGGTAGCTGGTGCCATTCCTGCTGCTTACGTCCACATAGAGAGACAGTTCTACAGTGAGGTCTGTAGCCTAGGGCAGCAGGAACGAGTGCAGCTGCAGGAGTATTGGCGGAGTGGTTGGACCTTTCATGCCAAAG
- the PGS1 gene encoding CDP-diacylglycerol--glycerol-3-phosphate 3-phosphatidyltransferase, mitochondrial isoform X5, producing MAAVAAGPVFWRRLLGLLPGRPGLAALLGRLSDRLNRNRDRRGRRSPWLLLAPLLSPPVPQVTSPPCCLCPEGVHRFQWIRNLVPEFGVSSSHVKVLSSPAEFFELMKGQIKTAKRRVVMASLYLGTGPLEQELVDCIESSLERSLQANFSSDLKVSILLDFTRGSRGRKNSRTMLLPLLRRFPEQVRVSLFHTPNLRGLLRLLIPERFNETIGLQHIKVYLFDNSVILSGANLSDSYFTNRQDRYVFLQDCPEIADFFTELVNAVGDVSLQLQGDDSVQMVEGMVHPYKGDQTAYCEAANKRVMDVINAARTRQQLLHAQTFHSDSLLTQEDAAAAGDRRPAPDTWIYPLIQMKPFEIKIDEIVTETLLTEAERGAKIYLTTGYFNLTQAYMDLVLGTRAEYHILLASPEVNGFFGAKGVAGAIPAAYVHIERQFYSEVCSLGQQERVQLQEYWRSGWTFHAKGQFIGTWRLRLQL from the exons ATGGCGGCGGTAGCGGCGGGCCCGGTGTTCTGGAGGCGGCTGCTGGGCCTCCTGCCTGGCCGGCCCGGGCTAGCTGCTCTCCTGGGCCGCCTCTCGGACCGACTCAACAGGAACAGAGATCGCCGCGGCCGGAG gtCACCATGGCTCCTTTTGGCTCCTTTGCTATCCCCACCTGTTCCTCAGGTCACCTCCCCACCTTGCTGCCTGTGTCCCGAGGGGGTTCACAGGTTTCAGTGGATAAGAAACTTGGTTCCAGAATTTGGTGTTTCTAGCTCTCATGTTAAGGTATTATCTTCTCCAGCAGAGTTTTTTGAGCTCATGAAG ggacAGATAAAGACAGCCAAGAGGCGAGTAGTGATGGCCTCTCTGTACCTTGGGACAGGTCCTTTGGAACAGGAATTG GTGGATTGTATAGAAAGTAGTCTAGAAAGGTCACTCCAAGCAAATTTCTCTTCAGACCTCAAAGTCTCCATTCTCTTAGATTTTACCCGAGGATCAAGAG gtCGGAAGAACTCTCGCACAATGTTGCTCCCATTACTGCGGAGGTTTCCTGAGCAGGTTCGTGTCTCCCTTTTCCACACTCCAAACCTTCGTGGACTTCTCCGCCTCCTTATTCCTGAACGCTTCAATGAGACCATTGGTCTTCAACACATTAAAGTTTATCTTTTTGACAACAGTGTGATCTTGAGTGG TGCAAACCTGAGTGACTCCTACTTCACCAATCGCCAGGACCGATATGTGTTTCTGCAGGACTGCCCAGAGATTGCTGACTTCTTCACAGAGCTTGTGAATGCAGTAGGGGATGTGTCCTTACAGCTTCAGGGTGATGACTCTGTACAGATGGTGGAAGGGATGGTACATCCTTACAAAG GAGACCAAACAGCATATTGTGAGGCAGCCAACAAGAGAGTCATGGATGTGATCAATGCAGCCCGGACCCGACAGCAGCTGCTCCATGCCCAGACCTTTCACAGTGATTCCCTTCTAACCCAAGAAGATGCAGCAGCAGCTGGTGACCGAAGACCAGCTCCTGATACCTGGATTTATCCATTGATTCAGATGAAGCCCTTTGAGATTAAAATTGATGAGATTGTTACAGAGACACTGCTGACAGAGGCAGAGAGGGGTGCTAAGATCTACCTTACTACTGGGTATTTCAACCTGACTCAGGCCTACATGGACCTGGTCCTGGGCACTCGGGCTGAGTACCATATTCTGTTAGCTTCACCTGAAGTGAATGGATTTTTTGGGGCTAAGGGGGTAGCTGGTGCCATTCCTGCTGCTTACGTCCACATAGAGAGACAGTTCTACAGTGAGGTCTGTAGCCTAGGGCAGCAGGAACGAGTGCAGCTGCAGGAGTATTGGCGGAGTGGTTGGACCTTTCATGCCAAAG